Below is a window of Sulfitobacter sp. SK012 DNA.
GACCGTCCTGCTTTTCTATGGTGCCGTGTAATTCCATGTGCTGGCAGGCGCTTGCGACATCTTCGGGTACGGCATCTTTCTGCAAGGCAAGGTTCTTTGCCGGCACCCGCGTTATCAGCTTGGCAACTTCGGCCTCTAAATCCACTGCGCTGAGCGGCCCTTTTTCCAACAACGCCGTCGCGATCAGCGGGACGCCCAATACCGGCATCGCAACTTCGATCCGGCGCATTAGGTCAAGAGATAGGGCATCAACTTTCATTCCTTGTACCGCACGTAAGGACAACGGTTCGCCAAAGGCCACAGCTGCGGAACCAAATCGCGTATCAGCGCCTCGCAACCGTCCCCAAAGCTTACGCAAGATGAAACCCACAACCACGGATATCCGCGCGCCAAAGCGGCGGTCGCCGCGCTTGTGGGCTGCGATCAGCACCCGGTCTTCGAGAACGCGGTCATAGTTAATAGCGACGGGTACAAACACGACGTCACGCTCCGCCTCGGGGTCAAAACCGTCGACCACATAAGACAACAACCCCAGTTTAGGCGGCTGCAATACCCCTGTAAGGCTCAACCCACCTTCGGGAAAAATCGCCTGATTAACCCCACCGGCTGTTGCAAGCTGAACATAGCGCGCTAGCACCTTGCGGTAGAGCGCACCCCGTGATTTGCGTCGGATGAAATACGCCCCCATCGACCGGATCAGCAGGCTTAGCGGCCAAACCCGCGCCCATTCACCCACGGCATAACTCAGCGCTGAGGTTCGCGCAGCGAGATATGTCACCAGCAAATAATCCATATTGCTTCGGTGGTTCATGACAAAAATTACAGTGGCGTCCGCAGGGATCGCGTTGAACGTCGGCTCATTCTGGTCTGACGTCTTGATACTATAGACGGAGCGCGCAAGGGCCTTGGACACGCCAATACCAAAGCCGAAATAGGCAAAGGCAGAGAAACTGGGCACGATCTCGCGCGCATAGCTTTTTGCTTTTTGAAACGCGACGTTTTCCGGAATTCCTTCGGTTTTGGCATACGCAGCTATCTCGCGGCTGACTTCTGGATCATAGATAAGCCGCTGAATCATGTCGTAGCGCCGCGCGAGTTTGAAAGGCTCAATAGGTCGGGTGAGGCGCTTATTGATCTGAGTGACGGCACGTTCCAGCCTGCGGCGGAAAAACCAACGAACAGATGGCAATAGAAAATGGCTCAAGGCGGTGACGGCCGCAAAAAGCATGATCAAGATAAAGAGCCACAGTGGAAGCTGAACGGTCTGCGTCATAAGCTATACCGTCGCATCATTTGGCCTGTTGAACAATCGCCGACAGGTCCGGCACAATGCCGCAACGCAGCGAATTGACAGCAGCATAATATTTCGCCTATCTACTGCACAGCGCAATATTATTACCAATCCGATTCAGTGAGGCCTACCCATGTCACAGACGCAAAAAGACCGCCCTTGGTTGATCCGCACCTATGCTGGTCATTCGACAGCCACCGCGTCTAACGCGCTTTATCGCGCGAACCTTGCAAAGGGGCAGACGGGGCTTTCTGTGGCTTTCGATCTGCCTACGCAGACGGGCTATGATTGTGATCATATCCTGTCGCGCGGCGAAGTTGGCAAAGTTGGCGTGCCCGTCAGTCACCTGGGCGACATGCGCACACTTTTTGCGGACATCCCGCTGGATCAGATGAACACATCAATGACGATTAACGCGACCGCGCCGTGGCTACTTTCGCTCTATATCGCGGTGGCCGAGGAGCAAGGTGCCGATATCTCGGCTTTGCAAGGCACGGTGCAGAACGATCTGATCAAGGAATACCTAAGCCGCGGTACGTATATTTGCCCCCCCGCCCCGTCGCTCAAGATGATCGCGGATGTGGCTGAATATTGTTATACGAACGTGCCGAAATGGAACCCGATGAATGTGTGTTCTTATCACCTGCAAGAAGCCGGGGCGACGCCAGAGCAGGAATTGGCTTTTGCATTAGCCACAGCAACGGCCGTATTGGATGCCCTAAAGCCCCGCGTCGCACCCAAAGACTTCCCTGCATTGGTGGGTCGCATTTCGTTTTTCGTAAATGCTGGTATTCGGTTCGTGACCGAGATGTGCAAAATGCGGGCCTTTGTCGATTTGTGGGACGAGATTTGCCTAGAACGCTACGGCGTTCAGGAAGCCAAATACCGGCGGTTCCGGTACGGCGTGCAGGTCAATTCGCTTGGCCTCACCGAGCAGCAGCCTGAGAATAACGTCTACCGTATTCTGATCGAAATGCTGGCCGTGACGCTTTCAAAAAAGGCGCGTGCCCGGGCTGTGCAATTACCTGCGTGGAACGAGGCACTTGGCCTACCGCGGCCATGGGATCAGCAATGGTCCATGCGGATGCAGCAGATCATGGCTTATGAGACCGATTTGTTGGAATTCGATGACCTGTTTGATGGAAACCCAGCCGTAGATGCCAAGGTCGAGGCTCTCAAATCCGGGGCACGTGCCGAATTGGCAAATCTGGATGAAATGGGCGGCGCTATTTCCGCAATCGATTATATGAAGGGCCGACTTGTTGAAAGTAACGCGGACCGTCTGAACCGGATCGAAGCCGGCGAAACGATTGTTGTCGGCGTCAACAAGTGGCAGCAGGGTGAACCGTCGCCTCTGATGACCGGAGACGGTGGGATTATGGTTGTGGACCCCGCAGTAGAAGCAGAACAAATTGAGCAGTTGGAAATTTGGCGCGCCGGGCGTGACACGGATGCTGTAGCAAAAGCCCTCGCCGATCTGCGCGCTGCCGCCGCCGAAGGGCGCAATGTTATGCCCCCGTCAATTGCAGCGGCTAAGGCTGGCGTGACAACAGGCGAATGGGCGGCTCAGATGCGCGCCGTACATGGTGAATATCGAGGGCCCACAGGCGTAGCCAAAGGGCAGTCAAATAAAACCGAAGGCCTTGATGATCTGCGCGATGCTGTGGACGCGGTGAGTGACCGATTGGGTCGCCGTCTTAAGTTCCTCGTGGGGAAGCCCGGTCTTGATGGGCATTCCAACGGAGCCGAGCAAATCGCGGTACGCGCGCGGGATTGCGGCATGGATATTGCTTATGAGGGCATTCGTTTAACCCCATCAGAAATCGTTTCAGCGGCGCGTGACGACGGCGCGCATGTGGTCGGGCTATCGATTCTATCTGGATCACACATCCCATTGGTTGAGGATTTGATGGTGCAAATGAAA
It encodes the following:
- a CDS encoding 1-acyl-sn-glycerol-3-phosphate acyltransferase; its protein translation is MTQTVQLPLWLFILIMLFAAVTALSHFLLPSVRWFFRRRLERAVTQINKRLTRPIEPFKLARRYDMIQRLIYDPEVSREIAAYAKTEGIPENVAFQKAKSYAREIVPSFSAFAYFGFGIGVSKALARSVYSIKTSDQNEPTFNAIPADATVIFVMNHRSNMDYLLVTYLAARTSALSYAVGEWARVWPLSLLIRSMGAYFIRRKSRGALYRKVLARYVQLATAGGVNQAIFPEGGLSLTGVLQPPKLGLLSYVVDGFDPEAERDVVFVPVAINYDRVLEDRVLIAAHKRGDRRFGARISVVVGFILRKLWGRLRGADTRFGSAAVAFGEPLSLRAVQGMKVDALSLDLMRRIEVAMPVLGVPLIATALLEKGPLSAVDLEAEVAKLITRVPAKNLALQKDAVPEDVASACQHMELHGTIEKQDGRWAIQVGQESVAQFYANSIAHFLSDAAPGGAAGAKEISAPAGS
- a CDS encoding protein meaA — its product is MSQTQKDRPWLIRTYAGHSTATASNALYRANLAKGQTGLSVAFDLPTQTGYDCDHILSRGEVGKVGVPVSHLGDMRTLFADIPLDQMNTSMTINATAPWLLSLYIAVAEEQGADISALQGTVQNDLIKEYLSRGTYICPPAPSLKMIADVAEYCYTNVPKWNPMNVCSYHLQEAGATPEQELAFALATATAVLDALKPRVAPKDFPALVGRISFFVNAGIRFVTEMCKMRAFVDLWDEICLERYGVQEAKYRRFRYGVQVNSLGLTEQQPENNVYRILIEMLAVTLSKKARARAVQLPAWNEALGLPRPWDQQWSMRMQQIMAYETDLLEFDDLFDGNPAVDAKVEALKSGARAELANLDEMGGAISAIDYMKGRLVESNADRLNRIEAGETIVVGVNKWQQGEPSPLMTGDGGIMVVDPAVEAEQIEQLEIWRAGRDTDAVAKALADLRAAAAEGRNVMPPSIAAAKAGVTTGEWAAQMRAVHGEYRGPTGVAKGQSNKTEGLDDLRDAVDAVSDRLGRRLKFLVGKPGLDGHSNGAEQIAVRARDCGMDIAYEGIRLTPSEIVSAARDDGAHVVGLSILSGSHIPLVEDLMVQMKDAGLGHIPVIVGGIIPEDDAQRLSAMGVARVYTPKDFELNVIMHDIVTLAHPAEVAAE